A portion of the Sphingobacterium spiritivorum genome contains these proteins:
- a CDS encoding OmpP1/FadL family transporter: MKKLLFALLCASPSLLWAQGSQVNLQSPKSVGMGGAGSAYFIDEASIFYSPGALAKMDHNAVMVAGNAVMYKSAFRESGSSVVNHTKSQISPPFSLFAAFGPKNSWWKAGIGVYTPYGGGVDWGTEWAGRFSLVSLSLRAIYIQPTLSFKLTDNFSIGGGFVYNIGSVDLENSVPVFFPDGRAGLATLKGTGSGTGYNVGVHYNLEDDFAISLSYRSKVVTKLKDGDALFDVPESVRSSFPEGNTFTSELPLPSTFALGIAFPLSEKVKVAVDGTLIGYSIYKELNFDYKENTAALQDTRSAKNYVNAGSVKAGLEYLASEKLQLRVGGGYMATPVQANYVYPETPDNTRYLISGGFTFHPSRKFDVTGSFAYQRIMPREANNVESHLSGTYKTNIFAPGVSVSYKW; encoded by the coding sequence ATGAAGAAATTATTATTCGCTTTGCTCTGTGCTTCCCCTTCCTTACTATGGGCACAGGGATCTCAGGTAAACCTACAAAGTCCAAAATCTGTCGGTATGGGTGGAGCTGGTTCGGCTTATTTTATTGATGAAGCCTCCATCTTTTACAGTCCTGGAGCATTGGCTAAAATGGATCATAATGCAGTAATGGTGGCTGGAAATGCGGTCATGTATAAGTCTGCTTTCCGCGAGTCAGGGAGTTCGGTTGTCAATCACACCAAGTCTCAGATATCACCTCCTTTTTCGCTTTTTGCAGCATTCGGCCCTAAAAACTCATGGTGGAAAGCCGGTATTGGCGTCTATACACCTTACGGAGGTGGAGTAGATTGGGGTACAGAGTGGGCAGGAAGATTCAGTCTGGTCAGCCTTTCGTTAAGAGCCATCTACATACAGCCTACTTTAAGTTTTAAACTGACAGATAATTTCAGTATTGGTGGTGGATTTGTATACAACATCGGAAGTGTGGATTTAGAAAACTCTGTTCCTGTATTTTTTCCAGACGGAAGAGCGGGGTTAGCCACACTGAAAGGAACGGGCTCGGGTACCGGGTATAACGTGGGTGTGCATTACAATCTTGAAGATGATTTTGCGATCTCTCTGAGTTACCGTTCTAAAGTCGTTACCAAGTTAAAAGACGGAGATGCCCTGTTTGATGTACCTGAATCTGTAAGAAGTTCATTCCCTGAAGGCAATACTTTTACCTCTGAACTACCTCTTCCTTCTACTTTTGCACTGGGCATAGCATTCCCGTTGTCTGAAAAAGTAAAAGTGGCTGTAGATGGTACTTTAATTGGTTATTCTATATACAAAGAGCTTAATTTCGATTATAAAGAGAATACTGCAGCTCTGCAGGACACCCGTTCAGCCAAAAATTATGTGAATGCAGGTTCTGTCAAAGCAGGACTGGAGTACCTGGCATCTGAAAAATTGCAGTTACGTGTAGGTGGTGGTTATATGGCAACCCCTGTACAGGCAAATTATGTATATCCGGAAACACCAGACAACACCCGTTACCTGATCTCAGGAGGATTCACATTCCATCCCTCCAGGAAATTTGATGTAACAGGTTCTTTTGCTTATCAACGTATTATGCCTAGAGAAGCAAATAATGTGGAGAGTCATTTATCCGGAACCTATAAAACCAACATTTTCGCTCCCGGAGTTTCCGTAAGCTATAAATGGTAA